One genomic segment of Chitinibacter sp. FCG-7 includes these proteins:
- a CDS encoding GNAT family N-acetyltransferase: MLVRKTQADDLPHLFALRARTRENPVSLAQLEALGITPSSSAIALEQGWHIGWLCELDGCYAGFCAVDVRSGEMLVLAVAPEYEGLGIGRKLLAQAVATLQAHSAARIWLSAVPDPGLRAYGFYRQQGWHSVQVLSADEEIMEYASQLAS, encoded by the coding sequence ATGCTGGTTAGAAAAACACAGGCCGACGATTTACCGCATCTGTTTGCTTTGCGTGCCCGGACGCGGGAAAACCCGGTATCTTTGGCTCAGCTGGAAGCATTGGGTATTACCCCGAGTAGTAGTGCTATTGCGCTGGAGCAAGGTTGGCATATCGGTTGGCTGTGCGAGCTGGATGGGTGTTATGCCGGTTTTTGCGCTGTTGATGTGCGCTCTGGTGAAATGCTGGTATTGGCCGTTGCACCTGAATACGAGGGCTTGGGCATTGGCCGGAAGTTGCTTGCGCAAGCGGTGGCCACTTTGCAGGCGCACTCTGCGGCGCGAATCTGGCTGAGCGCCGTACCTGATCCGGGCTTAAGAGCTTATGGTTTTTATCGTCAGCAGGGCTGGCATTCGGTGCAGGTGCTGAGTGCAGATGAGGAAATCATGGAATATGCTAGCCAGCTAGCTAGTTAG
- the ispE gene encoding 4-(cytidine 5'-diphospho)-2-C-methyl-D-erythritol kinase: MEYRSTMSYIPPVDEQGFAAYPAPAKLNLFLHIVGRRADGYHLLESIFQLVDVHDTIWLRVRDDGQIVHHNPMPGVPADSDLTVRAARLLQTTSGTNLGVDIRVDKRLPMGGGMGGGSSDAATVLLALNRLWHVNLRRQPLMDLGVQLGADVPFFIFGRNALVEGIGEIMTPIETETATFVVLHPQVHVPTPAIFGDAGLTRDTPSLRVSLLDGKANWRVLRNDLESVAVRKYPAIAQHIQWLSQYAPARMTGSGSCVFACFVRESGEKNASQNQANAVISCLPKEMTGFVSSTLSQHQLFDFVLD, translated from the coding sequence ATGGAATACCGCAGCACCATGAGTTATATCCCGCCTGTTGACGAGCAGGGCTTTGCGGCTTACCCCGCGCCGGCCAAGCTCAATCTGTTTTTGCACATCGTTGGCCGCCGAGCTGATGGCTACCATTTGCTTGAGTCGATATTCCAGCTGGTCGATGTACACGATACCATCTGGCTGCGTGTGCGCGATGACGGACAGATTGTTCACCATAACCCGATGCCGGGAGTGCCTGCCGACAGCGATCTGACCGTTCGGGCTGCCCGATTGTTGCAAACGACGAGTGGAACGAATCTGGGTGTTGATATTCGCGTCGATAAACGGCTGCCGATGGGCGGCGGCATGGGCGGTGGCAGCTCGGACGCCGCAACTGTGCTGTTAGCGCTCAATCGCCTGTGGCATGTTAATCTGCGCCGCCAGCCGCTGATGGATCTGGGCGTGCAATTGGGTGCAGATGTGCCGTTCTTTATTTTTGGTCGCAATGCGCTGGTTGAGGGCATTGGCGAAATCATGACGCCGATTGAAACCGAAACGGCGACTTTTGTGGTTTTGCACCCGCAGGTTCACGTGCCGACACCAGCGATTTTCGGTGACGCTGGGTTGACAAGGGATACGCCATCACTTAGAGTTTCGCTCCTCGACGGCAAGGCCAACTGGCGCGTTCTGCGGAACGATCTGGAAAGTGTTGCGGTGAGGAAGTATCCGGCAATTGCGCAGCATATCCAATGGCTTAGCCAGTATGCACCAGCGCGGATGACCGGGTCTGGCAGCTGTGTGTTTGCCTGTTTTGTTAGGGAAAGCGGTGAAAAAAACGCTTCACAAAATCAGGCAAATGCCGTAATATCCTGCCTTCCTAAAGAGATGACCGGTTTTGTTAGTTCAACGCTGAGTCAGCACCAGTTATTCGATTTTGTACTTGATTAG
- a CDS encoding 50S ribosomal protein L25/general stress protein Ctc has product MTFELNATSRAKQGTGASRRLRKAGQLPGIVYGGSVAPTAINLDHNSMYYTLQDEKFHTALINLSIDGGAAEQVLVRAVQYHPFKQQVQHIDFQRVTADSVIELKVPLHFVGADTCLGVKLQGGAISNVLNEVMVRCVASKLPEFITVDQSKLAVGNLSVHLSDLVLPEGVQLVSLLRGADLAVSLLNGAKG; this is encoded by the coding sequence ATGACTTTCGAATTGAATGCTACAAGCCGCGCAAAGCAGGGCACTGGTGCGAGCCGCCGCCTGCGTAAAGCCGGTCAATTGCCAGGTATCGTTTACGGTGGCTCTGTTGCCCCTACAGCGATCAATCTGGATCACAACAGCATGTACTACACGCTGCAAGACGAGAAATTCCACACTGCGCTGATCAATCTGTCGATCGACGGCGGTGCTGCTGAACAAGTTCTGGTACGTGCAGTTCAATACCACCCGTTCAAACAGCAAGTACAGCACATCGATTTCCAACGTGTGACTGCTGACTCTGTGATCGAACTGAAAGTGCCACTGCACTTTGTTGGTGCTGATACGTGTCTGGGCGTTAAGCTGCAAGGCGGCGCGATCAGTAACGTACTGAACGAAGTAATGGTTCGTTGCGTTGCTTCTAAATTGCCAGAATTCATTACCGTTGACCAATCTAAATTGGCCGTTGGTAATCTGTCAGTTCACTTGTCTGATCTGGTATTGCCAGAAGGCGTACAACTGGTATCCCTGCTGCGTGGCGCGGATCTGGCTGTGTCTTTGCTCAATGGCGCAAAAGGCTAA
- the lolB gene encoding lipoprotein insertase outer membrane protein LolB, giving the protein MQRIKLALTSAVLFLGACTHLPSPPAAGFSAQGKVNIRQGNQSDTAQFVWLASPAQDQLSLSTPFGSVLAELVLHYQGDVIRLAELNRGTQIDRAEDPESLLHTLTGLQLPVSGLRWWLRGQARPDTPYERDGEVLIQNGWRISASDYRSGTYPYRIELSRADLKVRIMITEWNTAAP; this is encoded by the coding sequence ATGCAGCGCATCAAGCTGGCGCTGACCAGCGCTGTACTTTTTCTGGGCGCTTGTACGCATCTTCCCTCGCCGCCTGCCGCCGGTTTTTCGGCGCAAGGCAAGGTGAATATCCGCCAGGGTAATCAATCCGATACCGCCCAGTTTGTCTGGCTGGCGAGTCCGGCGCAGGATCAGCTCAGTCTGTCCACGCCATTTGGCAGCGTGCTGGCCGAGCTGGTGCTGCATTATCAGGGCGATGTCATCCGCCTCGCTGAGCTTAATCGCGGTACGCAGATCGACCGCGCTGAAGATCCCGAATCGCTGCTGCACACGCTAACCGGCTTGCAATTGCCTGTATCAGGCTTGCGCTGGTGGCTGCGCGGGCAGGCCAGACCCGATACGCCGTATGAGCGCGATGGCGAGGTATTAATACAAAATGGCTGGCGAATCAGTGCCAGCGATTATCGCTCCGGCACTTATCCGTATCGCATCGAGCTATCGCGTGCTGATCTGAAAGTTCGCATCATGATTACCGAATGGAATACCGCAGCACCATGA
- a CDS encoding ribose-phosphate pyrophosphokinase: MAYDSLMVFTGNANPRLAERVVNHLDISLGRATVGRFSDGEVTVELLENVRGRDVFVLQSTCVPTNDNIMEMMLMVDALKRASAGRITAAIPYFGYARQDRRPRSARVPISAKIVANMLQVAGVDRVLTVDVHADQIQGFFDIPVDNIYSTPVLLADIRAKNHEDLMIVSPDVGGVLRARAMAKQLGVDMAIIDKRRPKANVAEVMHIIGDVKDRTCIIIDDMIDTANTLCKAAEALKKFGAKKVMAYATHPVFSGAAVERILQSALDEVVVTDTIPVSEEAQASGRVRVVSIAGLLAETMRRINNEESVSSLFVD; encoded by the coding sequence ATGGCTTACGACAGCCTCATGGTATTTACCGGCAACGCTAACCCGCGCCTTGCTGAACGTGTAGTAAACCACCTCGACATTTCATTGGGACGCGCCACCGTTGGCCGTTTCTCCGATGGCGAAGTGACGGTTGAGTTGCTGGAAAACGTGCGCGGTCGCGACGTTTTTGTTTTGCAATCGACCTGTGTGCCGACCAACGACAACATCATGGAAATGATGCTGATGGTTGATGCGCTGAAACGTGCCTCTGCAGGCCGGATCACCGCCGCCATTCCATACTTTGGCTATGCACGTCAGGATCGCCGCCCACGTTCTGCCCGCGTACCGATTTCAGCCAAAATCGTCGCCAATATGCTGCAAGTTGCTGGTGTTGACCGTGTGCTGACCGTCGATGTGCATGCCGACCAGATCCAGGGCTTCTTTGATATTCCGGTAGATAATATCTACTCAACGCCGGTATTGCTCGCCGACATTCGTGCGAAAAACCACGAAGACCTGATGATTGTTTCCCCCGACGTCGGTGGTGTACTGCGTGCCCGTGCGATGGCGAAACAGTTGGGCGTGGATATGGCGATCATCGACAAGCGTCGCCCGAAAGCCAATGTGGCCGAAGTGATGCACATCATCGGTGACGTGAAAGATCGCACCTGTATCATCATCGACGACATGATCGATACCGCTAATACCCTATGTAAAGCGGCTGAAGCGTTGAAAAAATTTGGCGCGAAAAAGGTCATGGCTTACGCCACTCACCCGGTATTCTCGGGCGCGGCGGTAGAGCGCATCTTGCAATCAGCGCTGGATGAAGTTGTGGTGACCGATACGATTCCGGTGTCGGAAGAAGCGCAAGCTAGCGGCCGTGTCCGCGTGGTATCGATTGCCGGTTTGCTGGCTGAAACCATGCGCCGCATCAATAACGAAGAGTCGGTTTCCAGCCTGTTCGTTGATTAA